A stretch of Campylobacter gracilis DNA encodes these proteins:
- a CDS encoding CinA family protein yields MKNIILVIGEEIRYDAALMSYISRSYERVFGRMDDLKFLSENDKVLPFALEKMIDSYDFITIFAANSAYAVVGKILSTLSFDSLELKNGETLAPSMARAVAKNSFLLNVRGCSVNVIKALCLQSLPPILQDAPNAGESFYLFDCEYESVKQRLESLAISYKISLTISRPSSFLLLVRASAMKFGALDAFLQSVGKYYESCYIEGGDFMGFVVDRLREIGAKITFAESCTAGLIAAKFGAVAGVSDVFDGSLVSYANEIKNLWLNVGEDTLARYGAVSAQTVGEMLEGALQSSGASFALAVSGIAGPGGGSAQKPVGTVFIGAKEQGGKQIVGEFHLKGDRNYIREQSADIAICLLLKLRSDLFFGRLPSAIARDEI; encoded by the coding sequence ATGAAAAATATCATCCTTGTAATCGGCGAGGAGATCCGCTACGACGCGGCTTTGATGAGCTATATTTCTCGCAGCTACGAACGAGTTTTTGGGCGGATGGACGATCTGAAATTCTTAAGCGAAAACGATAAAGTTTTGCCCTTCGCGCTTGAAAAGATGATCGATTCGTACGATTTTATCACGATCTTTGCGGCAAACTCCGCCTACGCGGTCGTCGGAAAAATTTTATCGACGCTCTCTTTCGATTCGCTCGAGTTGAAAAACGGAGAAACCTTAGCGCCCTCGATGGCGCGCGCGGTGGCGAAAAACAGCTTCCTGCTAAACGTCAGAGGCTGCTCGGTAAACGTGATCAAGGCACTTTGCTTGCAAAGCTTGCCGCCGATCCTTCAAGACGCGCCGAACGCGGGCGAGAGCTTTTATCTATTCGATTGCGAATACGAAAGCGTAAAGCAGCGCCTAGAGAGCCTTGCGATCAGTTATAAAATTTCGCTTACGATCAGCAGGCCCAGCTCCTTTTTGCTACTCGTGCGCGCCAGTGCGATGAAATTCGGAGCGCTGGACGCGTTTTTGCAAAGCGTCGGCAAGTATTATGAGAGCTGCTATATCGAAGGCGGCGATTTTATGGGCTTTGTGGTAGATAGACTGCGCGAAATAGGCGCCAAGATCACCTTTGCCGAAAGCTGTACCGCAGGGCTAATCGCCGCAAAATTCGGTGCGGTCGCGGGCGTGAGCGACGTTTTTGACGGCTCGCTCGTAAGCTACGCCAACGAGATAAAAAATCTCTGGCTAAACGTAGGCGAAGATACGCTCGCTCGCTACGGCGCGGTAAGCGCGCAGACCGTGGGCGAGATGCTGGAGGGCGCGCTGCAAAGCAGCGGGGCGAGCTTCGCTCTTGCAGTAAGCGGTATCGCAGGCCCCGGCGGCGGAAGCGCGCAAAAGCCCGTAGGGACGGTCTTTATCGGCGCAAAGGAGCAGGGCGGCAAACAGATCGTCGGGGAATTTCATCTAAAGGGTGATCGAAACTACATCCGCGAGCAAAGCGCCGATATCGCTATCTGCTTGCTTTTGAAGCTTAGAAGCGATCTGTTTTTCGGGCGGCTTCCAAGCGCGATTGCAAGGGATGAAATTTAA
- a CDS encoding HesA/MoeB/ThiF family protein, protein MNYFHRQIQLWGEQTQRALSDKRILIIGAGGLGSSLSYALGASGIGRISVVDFDTVALHNIHRQILFTLADEGKFKADVFKSRTEARYDGVSVEVHKSRADEFFTSATASGEKFDLILDATDNLATRAQIDAFAKQIGVPWVFASVDSWQCQVCFVQNADFKFFPSLNATPAGITAAIVMFAASFEANLALRYLAGLEVEKDLLYYANFFGGELEVRKIKL, encoded by the coding sequence ATGAACTACTTTCACAGACAGATCCAGCTTTGGGGCGAGCAGACGCAGCGCGCGCTTTCGGACAAGCGCATCCTAATCATCGGCGCGGGCGGGCTTGGAAGCAGCCTTTCTTACGCTCTGGGCGCAAGCGGCATCGGGCGGATCAGCGTCGTGGATTTCGACACGGTGGCGCTTCACAACATCCACAGGCAAATTTTATTCACTCTCGCAGACGAGGGCAAATTTAAAGCGGATGTTTTTAAAAGCCGTACGGAGGCTCGCTACGACGGAGTGAGCGTGGAGGTGCACAAAAGCCGTGCGGATGAATTTTTCACCAGCGCGACCGCCTCGGGCGAGAAATTTGATCTGATTTTGGATGCGACCGATAATCTCGCTACGCGCGCGCAGATCGATGCCTTTGCTAAGCAAATAGGCGTGCCGTGGGTGTTTGCGTCGGTGGATAGCTGGCAGTGCCAAGTATGCTTCGTGCAGAATGCGGATTTTAAATTTTTCCCGAGTCTAAACGCGACGCCTGCGGGCATAACGGCTGCGATCGTGATGTTTGCGGCAAGCTTTGAGGCAAACCTCGCTCTGCGCTACCTAGCGGGGCTTGAGGTCGAAAAAGACCTGCTTTACTACGCGAACTTTTTTGGCGGCGAACTGGAAGTTAGGAAGATAAAATTGTAG
- the gatA gene encoding Asp-tRNA(Asn)/Glu-tRNA(Gln) amidotransferase subunit GatA gives MISLKEALKLSADEISALRAELKDKILKTKELGAYVEQLTGEALNVSGEGVPIAIKDNIQVKNWNVTSASKILQGYVAPYDATVIKKLRERGLAPFGRTNMDEFAMGSTTESSFYGKTLNPTDHSRVPGGSSGGSAAAVAANIAVAALGSDTGGSIRQPAAFCGCVGFKPSYGRVSRYGLAAYSSSLDQIGPITRSVEDAAILYDIIAGRDEMDSTSYAGAYESTADKLNADRKLKIAVIKNYIDEASQQVKEALSLSIEKLKSFGHEIVYRDLCSSKYDIATYYIIATAEASANLSRYDGVRYGNRAKALNLKELYANTRGEGFGDEVKRRMLLGTFVLSSGYYDAYYIKAQKARAFIKSEYEEILKDADLIFMPIAPGVAYKFGELSDPLRAYLSDIYTIGVNLAGLPAISVPVAKNKEALNISAQLIGRAYDEQTVLDGGLSLEKIVKG, from the coding sequence ATGATAAGTTTAAAAGAGGCTCTAAAGCTGAGCGCGGATGAAATTTCGGCGCTTAGAGCGGAGCTAAAGGATAAAATTTTAAAAACCAAAGAGCTCGGCGCCTACGTCGAGCAGCTTACGGGCGAGGCTTTAAACGTCAGCGGTGAGGGCGTGCCGATCGCGATCAAAGATAACATTCAGGTAAAAAATTGGAACGTCACTTCAGCGAGTAAAATTTTGCAAGGATACGTTGCGCCATACGACGCGACGGTAATTAAAAAGCTACGCGAGCGCGGTTTGGCCCCGTTTGGGCGAACGAATATGGATGAGTTTGCGATGGGAAGCACGACCGAAAGCTCATTCTACGGCAAAACTCTCAATCCGACCGATCACTCGCGCGTACCCGGCGGCAGTAGCGGCGGAAGCGCGGCTGCCGTAGCGGCAAATATCGCCGTAGCCGCACTCGGAAGCGATACGGGCGGCTCGATCCGCCAGCCGGCGGCATTTTGCGGCTGCGTAGGCTTTAAGCCGAGCTACGGCAGGGTCAGCCGCTACGGGCTCGCGGCGTATTCGAGCAGCCTCGATCAGATAGGACCGATCACGCGTAGCGTCGAGGACGCGGCGATTTTATACGACATCATCGCAGGCCGCGACGAGATGGACAGCACTAGCTACGCAGGCGCTTACGAAAGCACCGCGGATAAGCTAAACGCGGATCGCAAGCTTAAGATCGCCGTTATAAAAAATTATATCGACGAGGCCTCGCAGCAGGTCAAAGAGGCTTTAAGCTTAAGCATAGAAAAGCTAAAATCCTTCGGGCATGAGATCGTTTACCGCGATCTTTGCAGCTCCAAATACGACATCGCGACCTACTACATCATCGCCACCGCCGAGGCTAGCGCAAATTTAAGCCGCTACGACGGCGTACGCTACGGAAACCGCGCGAAGGCTCTAAATTTAAAAGAGCTCTACGCCAACACCCGCGGCGAGGGTTTCGGCGACGAGGTCAAAAGAAGGATGCTTCTAGGCACCTTCGTACTAAGCAGCGGCTACTACGACGCATATTACATCAAGGCACAGAAGGCAAGAGCCTTCATCAAAAGCGAATATGAGGAAATTTTAAAAGACGCCGATTTGATCTTTATGCCGATCGCGCCGGGCGTGGCGTATAAATTCGGCGAGCTTAGCGATCCGCTTCGCGCGTATCTTAGTGATATCTACACGATCGGTGTAAATTTAGCGGGGCTTCCCGCAATCTCCGTGCCGGTAGCGAAAAACAAAGAGGCTCTTAATATCAGCGCGCAGCTCATCGGGCGCGCCTACGACGAACAAACGGTGCTGGACGGCGGCTTGAGTTTAGAAAAAATCGTGAAAGGATAA
- the metX gene encoding homoserine O-acetyltransferase MetX has translation MLQSKIQNFDEPLYLESGRVFSNFKLVYETYGELNPDKSNVIVICHALTGSAHAAGLYEGDVKPGWWDGLIGDHKAVDTTKFFVICINILASPFGSTCPLDVDESSGREYRLRFPVVVVSDVVRAQMMLLKRLGIARARAVIGGSLGGMQALCYAIEYPEFADEIFVLASTYATQPWAIAFNKIATEAILRDPNFKGGNYDKNLIAEHGLDGMAVGRMAGHISFLSPSSMQEKFGRNYVETDGLYEINGRFQVDRYLEYNGENFARRFDPLCYLYIAKMMNIFDCTRHYGNLKNACAQIKSRLHLISFKGDVLFPPGLMKEIYDAMSDLGKKDRTSYAQIDSDYGHDAFLVEIEKFDYIIKRILDEF, from the coding sequence ATCCTTCAGAGCAAAATTCAAAATTTCGACGAGCCGCTCTATCTGGAGAGCGGCCGCGTCTTTTCCAACTTCAAGCTCGTCTATGAAACATACGGCGAACTAAATCCGGATAAATCCAACGTCATCGTAATCTGCCACGCCCTAACGGGCTCCGCGCACGCCGCAGGGCTCTACGAGGGCGACGTTAAGCCCGGCTGGTGGGACGGGCTCATCGGCGATCATAAAGCGGTCGATACGACAAAATTTTTCGTCATCTGTATAAACATTTTAGCTTCACCGTTCGGCTCGACATGCCCGCTCGATGTCGATGAAAGCAGCGGCCGCGAGTACCGCTTGCGCTTTCCCGTAGTGGTCGTCTCGGACGTCGTGCGCGCGCAGATGATGCTTTTAAAGCGCCTAGGCATCGCTCGCGCTCGCGCCGTTATCGGCGGTAGCCTGGGCGGCATGCAGGCGCTGTGCTACGCGATCGAATATCCGGAATTTGCGGATGAAATTTTCGTACTCGCAAGCACATACGCTACGCAGCCTTGGGCGATCGCGTTTAATAAGATCGCGACCGAGGCCATCTTGCGCGATCCAAATTTCAAAGGCGGCAACTACGATAAAAATCTGATCGCCGAGCACGGACTTGACGGCATGGCGGTGGGGCGCATGGCGGGGCATATAAGTTTTTTAAGCCCAAGCTCGATGCAGGAAAAATTTGGGCGCAACTACGTCGAAACCGACGGTCTTTACGAGATTAACGGGCGCTTTCAGGTCGATCGCTACCTTGAATACAACGGCGAAAATTTCGCGCGCAGGTTCGATCCGCTGTGCTATCTCTACATCGCTAAGATGATGAATATATTTGATTGCACGCGCCACTACGGCAATCTCAAAAACGCTTGCGCGCAGATCAAATCGCGCCTGCACCTCATCTCTTTCAAAGGCGACGTGCTCTTTCCGCCGGGGCTAATGAAAGAAATTTACGATGCGATGAGCGATCTGGGCAAAAAGGATCGCACGAGCTACGCGCAGATCGACAGCGACTACGGACACGACGCGTTTTTGGTCGAGATAGAAAAATTTGATTACATCATAAAAAGGATTTTGGATGAGTTTTGA
- the xseB gene encoding exodeoxyribonuclease VII small subunit, whose translation MSFEEKMEKINALLKSLNDKDLSLEESVKLYKQGVALLKEAKEILENAKLEVAEINAPEQA comes from the coding sequence ATGAGTTTTGAGGAAAAAATGGAAAAGATTAACGCGCTTTTAAAAAGCTTAAACGATAAAGATCTGAGCCTAGAGGAGAGCGTGAAGCTGTATAAACAGGGCGTCGCGCTGCTAAAGGAGGCAAAGGAAATTTTAGAAAACGCCAAACTCGAGGTTGCCGAAATAAACGCGCCCGAGCAGGCTTAG
- the ileS gene encoding isoleucine--tRNA ligase, giving the protein MDYKDTLFLPTTDFAMRGALPQNEPARFRAWYDERKIYEKMKARRKGASVSFNIHDGPPYANGHLHIGHALNKILKDIITKTHYFFGEDIRYVPGWDCHGLPIEQQVEIKLGERKKSLSKVQIRELCRQHAKEFIDVQRNEFKDMGILGDWDDPYLTLKFEFEAEIYKALCQIAKKGILIERSKPVFWSWAAKSALAEAEVEYKDKEDYSIFVAFDLSDEANAKIGAKGAKAVIWTTTPWTLPANGAISLNPNEIYALTSENLILAKPLVESLVSLGITEGKIVKEFKATELEGLNAINPLNDRASKLILGEHVLMDGGTGLVHTAPGHGEDDYFVGLKYGIEVIMPVDEGGCFDQTLKTKKLFRADVVDELVGMHIFKANEKILELLGPALIKSGKFVHSYPHCWRTHKPVIYRATKQWFIAMDEPMPSGKTLRQVALEQIGKVKFYPQSGINRLTSMIENRPDWCISRQRDWGVPIAFFRDKSTKEPIFDEKILNNIYEIFKAKGADAWWQMEISELLPQDSGYRPENLEKVMDILDVWFDSGSTWKAVLQSGAYDAGKFPADMYLEGSDQHRGWFQSSLLLSCAINECAPYKSILTHGFTVDEKGQKMSKSVGNVVYPQEVAKSHGVEILRLWVAMSDYSTDLKISDNILKQVSEQYRKIRNTIRFLLASTSDLNEIETSNFTRLDRWILTRAANAFSSAEAAFRNYDFSKGFNALLNFLSADLSGIYLDICKDRLYCDESDEPRRRSAQSAIALITRALLPLIAPTLTYTIDEVMQFAPHIIKEGKQDAFDLIYKPIEFDDFLEFDEILIKSREKFFELIDALKKDKIIKSTLELVLQTSSNEILSNDILGVADWFMVSDVDTLQSEEALAEFKINDEIFRLVKSSKHKCPRCWKFNAKEPDELCPRCAKVMHAR; this is encoded by the coding sequence ATGGACTACAAAGATACTCTCTTTCTTCCTACGACGGACTTTGCGATGCGAGGCGCGCTACCGCAAAACGAACCTGCACGATTTAGGGCGTGGTACGACGAGCGTAAAATTTACGAAAAGATGAAAGCTAGGCGCAAGGGCGCAAGCGTCAGCTTCAATATCCACGACGGCCCGCCGTATGCTAACGGACACCTCCACATCGGCCACGCGCTGAATAAAATTTTAAAAGACATCATCACCAAAACCCATTATTTCTTCGGCGAGGATATCCGCTACGTGCCCGGCTGGGACTGCCACGGTCTGCCGATCGAGCAGCAAGTAGAGATCAAGCTAGGCGAGCGGAAAAAATCGCTTTCAAAAGTGCAGATCCGCGAGCTTTGCAGACAGCACGCCAAAGAGTTCATCGACGTGCAGCGCAATGAATTTAAAGATATGGGGATTTTGGGCGACTGGGACGATCCGTATCTGACGCTAAAATTTGAGTTTGAGGCTGAAATTTACAAAGCGCTCTGCCAGATCGCTAAAAAAGGAATTCTGATCGAGCGAAGTAAGCCCGTGTTTTGGAGCTGGGCGGCAAAAAGCGCGCTCGCAGAAGCCGAGGTCGAGTACAAAGACAAAGAGGACTACTCGATCTTCGTGGCGTTCGATCTAAGCGATGAAGCGAACGCTAAAATCGGCGCGAAAGGCGCTAAAGCGGTCATCTGGACGACCACGCCTTGGACGCTGCCCGCAAACGGCGCGATATCTTTGAACCCGAATGAAATTTATGCGCTGACGAGCGAAAATTTAATCCTTGCAAAACCTTTGGTCGAAAGCCTCGTAAGCCTAGGCATCACCGAGGGCAAGATCGTAAAAGAATTTAAGGCTACCGAGCTTGAAGGCCTAAACGCGATCAATCCGCTAAACGATAGAGCTTCAAAGCTTATCCTCGGCGAGCACGTTTTAATGGACGGCGGCACCGGGCTCGTGCATACGGCTCCCGGACACGGCGAGGACGATTATTTCGTAGGGCTTAAATACGGCATCGAGGTGATTATGCCCGTGGATGAGGGCGGCTGTTTCGATCAAACTCTTAAAACCAAAAAACTCTTCCGCGCAGACGTCGTAGATGAGCTCGTGGGGATGCATATTTTCAAAGCAAACGAGAAAATTTTAGAGCTTCTAGGCCCCGCGCTTATCAAATCCGGCAAATTTGTCCACTCCTATCCGCACTGCTGGCGCACGCACAAGCCGGTGATCTACCGCGCGACGAAGCAGTGGTTTATCGCGATGGATGAGCCAATGCCTAGCGGCAAGACGCTGCGTCAGGTGGCGCTAGAGCAGATCGGCAAGGTTAAATTTTACCCGCAAAGCGGCATCAACCGCCTTACCTCGATGATAGAAAACCGCCCAGATTGGTGCATCTCGCGCCAAAGGGATTGGGGCGTGCCGATCGCGTTTTTCCGCGATAAAAGCACCAAAGAGCCGATCTTTGATGAGAAAATTTTAAATAATATCTACGAAATTTTTAAGGCTAAGGGCGCGGATGCTTGGTGGCAGATGGAAATTTCGGAGCTTTTGCCGCAAGACAGCGGCTATAGGCCCGAAAATTTAGAAAAGGTGATGGACATCTTAGACGTTTGGTTCGATAGCGGCTCGACGTGGAAAGCGGTGCTACAAAGCGGCGCCTACGATGCGGGCAAATTCCCCGCGGATATGTATCTTGAGGGCAGCGACCAACACCGCGGCTGGTTTCAAAGCTCTCTGCTTCTAAGCTGCGCGATCAACGAATGCGCACCGTACAAAAGCATACTCACGCACGGATTTACCGTCGATGAGAAGGGTCAGAAGATGAGCAAGTCCGTCGGAAACGTCGTCTATCCGCAAGAGGTCGCAAAGAGCCACGGCGTTGAAATTTTACGCCTGTGGGTCGCGATGAGCGATTATTCGACCGATCTAAAGATCAGCGACAATATCCTAAAGCAGGTAAGCGAGCAGTACCGCAAGATCCGAAATACTATAAGATTTCTGCTCGCAAGCACGAGCGATTTAAATGAGATCGAGACGAGCAATTTTACGCGGCTTGACCGCTGGATCCTAACGCGCGCGGCAAACGCCTTTTCGAGCGCGGAAGCCGCGTTTAGAAACTACGATTTTTCAAAGGGCTTCAACGCCTTATTAAATTTCTTAAGCGCCGATTTGAGCGGAATTTATCTTGATATCTGCAAAGACAGGCTCTACTGCGACGAGTCGGACGAGCCGCGCCGTAGAAGCGCGCAAAGCGCGATCGCGCTGATTACGCGAGCGCTGCTGCCTCTGATCGCGCCTACGCTAACTTACACGATCGACGAAGTAATGCAGTTTGCGCCGCATATCATCAAAGAGGGCAAGCAGGACGCTTTTGATCTGATCTACAAGCCGATAGAATTTGACGATTTTCTAGAATTCGACGAAATTTTAATCAAATCGAGGGAGAAATTTTTCGAGCTTATCGATGCGCTTAAAAAGGACAAGATCATCAAATCGACGCTTGAGCTGGTTTTGCAGACGAGCTCGAACGAAATTTTATCAAACGACATCCTAGGCGTGGCGGATTGGTTCATGGTAAGCGACGTGGATACTCTGCAAAGCGAGGAGGCTCTGGCGGAGTTTAAGATAAACGACGAAATTTTCCGCCTCGTAAAATCCTCTAAACATAAATGCCCTAGATGCTGGAAATTTAACGCAAAAGAGCCCGATGAGCTCTGCCCGCGCTGCGCGAAGGTCATGCATGCTCGCTAG
- a CDS encoding NAD(P)H-dependent oxidoreductase, with protein MKTLIILAHPNIANSLVNRHWRDAVLAHPDKFELHDLYALYADFKIDVEKEQKLLESHDKIVLQFPFRFSNCTPLLKQWFEDVFTRGWAYGGEDGGKLKGKKFALAISLGATEANYSKNGIVGFSVDEVLAPFKATFNFVGAIALPNFVSYGFTYDKSEQAVENSAKNYIKYLNKL; from the coding sequence ATGAAAACTCTCATTATTTTGGCTCACCCAAATATCGCAAACTCGCTCGTAAACCGCCACTGGAGGGATGCCGTGCTAGCGCATCCCGATAAGTTCGAGCTTCACGATCTTTACGCGCTTTATGCGGATTTTAAAATCGATGTGGAAAAGGAGCAAAAACTGCTCGAAAGCCACGATAAAATCGTGCTTCAGTTTCCGTTTCGTTTTTCAAACTGCACGCCGCTTCTTAAGCAGTGGTTTGAGGACGTTTTTACGCGCGGCTGGGCTTACGGCGGAGAGGATGGCGGCAAACTTAAGGGCAAAAAATTTGCGCTTGCGATCTCGCTTGGCGCGACCGAGGCAAACTACTCTAAAAACGGCATCGTAGGCTTTAGCGTAGATGAGGTGCTAGCGCCATTTAAGGCTACATTTAATTTCGTCGGCGCGATTGCGCTACCAAATTTCGTATCATACGGCTTTACTTACGATAAAAGCGAGCAAGCCGTAGAAAATAGTGCAAAAAATTATATAAAGTATTTAAATAAGCTTTAG
- the guaB gene encoding IMP dehydrogenase — MKIVKKALTFEDVLLVPQYSEILPKEVDISTSFTKNITLNTPLVSAAMDTVTEYRTAIMMARLGGIGVIHKNMDEDSQAKMVRRVKKSESGVIIDPISIKADATIKDALDLMGEYHISGIPVIDNNGVLIGILTNRDLRFETDTAALVGEKMTKAPLITAPKGCTLDDAEKIFRNNKVEKLPIIDANGHLEGLITIKDLKKRIEYPSANKDKFGRLRVAAAIGVGHLQRAEALVKAGVDALVMDSAHGHSKGIIDTLKELKRNFDVDVVVGNVANPASIKDIANAGADAIKVGIGPGSICTTRIVAGVGVPQFTAINDCAIEAAKFGIPIIADGGIKYSGDIAKALAAGASSVMMGSLLAGCYETPGELITFQGRQYKTYRGMGSLAAMHKGSSDRYFQDGTAKEKLVPEGVEGRVPYAGMLKDVIFQLLGGLRSSMGYCGSKDIATFQQKAEFVEITSAGLKESHVHDVIITQEAPNYRVNQ, encoded by the coding sequence ATGAAGATCGTCAAAAAGGCTCTGACCTTCGAGGATGTTTTGTTGGTACCGCAATACTCTGAAATTTTACCCAAAGAGGTCGATATCAGCACGAGTTTTACGAAAAATATCACGCTAAATACCCCTCTTGTGAGTGCTGCGATGGATACGGTCACCGAGTACCGCACGGCGATAATGATGGCGCGCCTCGGCGGCATCGGCGTGATCCATAAAAATATGGACGAGGATTCCCAAGCCAAGATGGTTCGCCGCGTAAAAAAGAGTGAAAGCGGCGTCATTATAGACCCTATCTCGATCAAGGCGGACGCCACGATCAAAGACGCTCTCGATCTGATGGGCGAGTACCACATCAGCGGCATTCCTGTTATCGACAACAACGGCGTGCTGATTGGAATTTTGACCAATCGCGATCTGCGCTTTGAAACCGATACCGCCGCGCTCGTAGGCGAAAAGATGACCAAGGCTCCGCTAATTACCGCTCCAAAAGGCTGCACGCTTGATGATGCGGAGAAAATTTTTAGAAACAATAAGGTAGAAAAGCTTCCGATAATCGACGCAAACGGCCACTTAGAGGGACTTATTACGATTAAAGACCTTAAAAAGCGTATCGAATATCCAAGCGCCAATAAAGACAAATTCGGCCGCCTTCGCGTCGCCGCGGCGATTGGCGTAGGTCATCTGCAAAGAGCCGAAGCTCTCGTAAAGGCGGGCGTCGATGCGCTTGTGATGGACTCTGCGCACGGACACTCCAAAGGCATTATCGACACGCTTAAGGAGCTGAAGCGAAATTTTGACGTCGACGTAGTGGTCGGAAACGTCGCAAACCCCGCCAGCATAAAAGACATCGCAAACGCGGGAGCGGACGCGATTAAAGTAGGCATCGGCCCGGGCTCGATCTGCACTACGCGCATCGTAGCGGGCGTGGGCGTGCCGCAGTTTACCGCGATCAACGATTGTGCGATCGAGGCGGCTAAATTTGGAATTCCGATCATCGCAGACGGCGGCATCAAATACTCGGGTGACATCGCCAAAGCTCTAGCCGCGGGCGCAAGCTCGGTGATGATGGGAAGCCTGCTTGCAGGCTGCTACGAGACCCCGGGCGAACTCATTACGTTTCAGGGTCGCCAGTACAAAACCTACCGCGGCATGGGTTCTTTAGCGGCGATGCATAAGGGAAGCTCGGATCGCTACTTTCAAGACGGCACCGCAAAAGAAAAGCTCGTGCCCGAGGGCGTCGAGGGACGCGTGCCGTACGCGGGTATGTTAAAAGACGTGATCTTTCAGCTATTAGGCGGCTTACGAAGCTCGATGGGATACTGCGGCAGCAAGGATATCGCGACCTTTCAGCAAAAGGCGGAATTCGTCGAGATCACGAGCGCAGGTCTTAAAGAAAGCCACGTCCACGACGTCATCATCACGCAGGAAGCGCCGAATTACCGAGTAAATCAGTGA
- a CDS encoding carbon-nitrogen hydrolase family protein, giving the protein MINVCVLQLPTLSMSENRIDYYMKVAKDNGARIVLLGEYELNSFFSELKKMPRSIACEQSEHKQELMARLAAKYDLHIVAPIIRAASGAILRQAGIFGGAAQKSARCGGENSASLKSEQGRKGELNSKSDLNSNDGSNSKGALNSKNEQNCKGGLSSCGAHALNFKAANSADGLNLSASIPSNSNASNLKAESQKDASEEEIFCASENEPIWVKSCAKFSPSEVKFYDQNILMDYPHWNEEGFFANRKSRKIGKISPMIFSEGGVKFGVCFGYEAHFDIFWRYFMQKNVGCVLVPCASTFESGGRWRELLKMRAFTNSLYVIRANRIGEAKFGESEFKFYGESFVATPGGEIANELKNEEGVLMCEVDADEIAAARGLWKFRKNLVSRGLL; this is encoded by the coding sequence ATGATAAACGTATGCGTTTTGCAACTACCGACGCTTTCGATGAGCGAAAATCGGATTGATTACTATATGAAGGTCGCCAAAGATAACGGCGCGCGGATCGTGCTGCTGGGCGAATATGAGCTAAATTCCTTCTTTAGCGAGCTTAAAAAGATGCCCCGCTCCATCGCGTGCGAACAGAGCGAGCACAAGCAGGAGCTGATGGCGCGGCTGGCCGCCAAATACGACCTGCATATCGTAGCGCCGATAATCAGAGCCGCAAGCGGCGCGATTTTAAGGCAGGCGGGCATTTTCGGCGGCGCAGCTCAAAAAAGCGCGCGCTGCGGCGGCGAAAATTCCGCAAGCCTTAAAAGCGAGCAAGGTCGCAAGGGCGAGCTAAATTCCAAGAGCGATTTAAATTCCAACGATGGTTCAAATTCTAAAGGCGCTTTAAATTCCAAAAACGAGCAGAATTGCAAAGGCGGCTTAAGCTCCTGCGGCGCGCACGCTTTAAATTTCAAAGCCGCAAATTCTGCAGACGGTTTAAATTTAAGCGCTTCGATCCCAAGTAACTCGAACGCTTCAAATTTAAAAGCCGAAAGCCAAAAAGACGCGAGCGAAGAGGAGATCTTTTGCGCGAGCGAAAACGAGCCCATCTGGGTGAAATCCTGCGCGAAATTTTCGCCCTCGGAGGTGAAATTTTACGATCAAAATATCCTGATGGACTATCCGCACTGGAACGAGGAGGGCTTTTTCGCCAACCGCAAAAGCCGCAAAATCGGTAAAATTTCCCCGATGATCTTTAGCGAGGGTGGCGTAAAATTCGGCGTCTGCTTCGGCTACGAGGCGCATTTTGACATATTTTGGCGCTATTTTATGCAGAAAAACGTCGGTTGCGTGCTCGTGCCGTGCGCTTCGACCTTTGAAAGCGGCGGGCGCTGGCGCGAACTTTTGAAGATGCGCGCGTTTACGAACTCGCTCTACGTCATCCGCGCCAACCGCATCGGCGAGGCGAAATTCGGCGAAAGCGAGTTTAAATTTTACGGCGAGAGCTTCGTCGCAACCCCCGGCGGCGAGATCGCAAACGAGCTGAAAAACGAAGAGGGCGTGCTGATGTGCGAAGTGGACGCGGACGAGATCGCTGCAGCGCGCGGGCTGTGGAAATTCCGCAAAAATCTAGTCAGCAGGGGGCTTTTATGA